In the Loxodonta africana isolate mLoxAfr1 chromosome 1, mLoxAfr1.hap2, whole genome shotgun sequence genome, one interval contains:
- the LOC100671519 gene encoding trem-like transcript 4 protein isoform X2 — MVKIWCKKTSENSRNLLVTSPRSWAKKSRYSIQDERRFSYFNITMTGLRTADSGFYDCGIYDSSQSVVYICRSFRLIVSPASTLSTTRSTVTTTVWASATSLSTDRSSFPSPPGNWKFVVSGVVVVVLLLLVLTIFMILYLRKARGRAGKGEDESHITDDLSAQKEETTGFEQKMGSEEDTGDIQYATLTHLNRFGTEDSIYANTHFSWKPTPDPLLFVEYASIARNKPQPS; from the exons ATGGTGAAAATCTGGTGCaagaaaacatcagaaaattcGCGTAACCTATTAGTCACCAGCCCCAGGTCCTGGGCAAAGAAGTCCCGATACTCGATCCAGGATGAACGTAGATTTAGCTACTTCAACATCACCATGACTGGGCTCAGGACAGCGGACTCAGGATTCTATGACTGTGGAATCTACGACTCTTCTCAGTCAGTTGTCTATATTTGCAGAAGCTTCCGTCTGATAGTATCTCCAG CTTCAACCCTGTCCACCACCAGGAGCACTGTGACGACCACAGTCTGGGCCTCTGCCACCAGCCTTTCCACTGACAG GTCTTCATTTCCAAGCCCTCCAGGCAACTGGAAGTTTGTTGTCTcaggtgtggtggtggtggtcctCTTGCTGCTGGTGctcaccatcttcatgatcctctACCTCAGGAAAGCCCGAGGAAGAGCCGGGAAAG GTGAGGATGAATCCCACATCACTGATGACCTCTCAGCCCAAAAAGAGGAGaccact GGCTTTGAGCAGAAGATGGGCTCTGAAGAGGACACTGGGGACATCCAATATGCCACACTTACCCACCTAAACCGCTTTGGCACTGAGGATTCTATCTACGCCAACACCCATTTCAGCTGGAAACCCACGCCTGACCCCCTTCTGTTTGTGGAATATGCCAGCATCGCTAGAAACAAACCCCAGCCCTCCTAG
- the LOC100671519 gene encoding trem-like transcript 4 protein isoform X1, with the protein MAWEAMYLLAPVLLVLLVSGSREQEPALVLLQKLEGENISLTCPYWGRKDSYMVKIWCKKTSENSRNLLVTSPRSWAKKSRYSIQDERRFSYFNITMTGLRTADSGFYDCGIYDSSQSVVYICRSFRLIVSPASTLSTTRSTVTTTVWASATSLSTDRSSFPSPPGNWKFVVSGVVVVVLLLLVLTIFMILYLRKARGRAGKGEDESHITDDLSAQKEETTGFEQKMGSEEDTGDIQYATLTHLNRFGTEDSIYANTHFSWKPTPDPLLFVEYASIARNKPQPS; encoded by the exons ATGGCCTGGGAAGCCATGTACCTGCTGGCACCTGTCCTGCTGGTGCTCCTGGTCTCAG GCTCCCGGGAACAAGAACCAGCGCTAGTGTTGTTGCAGAAACTGGAAGGTGAGAACATCTCCTTGACATGTCCCTACTGGGGCAGGAAAGATTCATACATGGTGAAAATCTGGTGCaagaaaacatcagaaaattcGCGTAACCTATTAGTCACCAGCCCCAGGTCCTGGGCAAAGAAGTCCCGATACTCGATCCAGGATGAACGTAGATTTAGCTACTTCAACATCACCATGACTGGGCTCAGGACAGCGGACTCAGGATTCTATGACTGTGGAATCTACGACTCTTCTCAGTCAGTTGTCTATATTTGCAGAAGCTTCCGTCTGATAGTATCTCCAG CTTCAACCCTGTCCACCACCAGGAGCACTGTGACGACCACAGTCTGGGCCTCTGCCACCAGCCTTTCCACTGACAG GTCTTCATTTCCAAGCCCTCCAGGCAACTGGAAGTTTGTTGTCTcaggtgtggtggtggtggtcctCTTGCTGCTGGTGctcaccatcttcatgatcctctACCTCAGGAAAGCCCGAGGAAGAGCCGGGAAAG GTGAGGATGAATCCCACATCACTGATGACCTCTCAGCCCAAAAAGAGGAGaccact GGCTTTGAGCAGAAGATGGGCTCTGAAGAGGACACTGGGGACATCCAATATGCCACACTTACCCACCTAAACCGCTTTGGCACTGAGGATTCTATCTACGCCAACACCCATTTCAGCTGGAAACCCACGCCTGACCCCCTTCTGTTTGTGGAATATGCCAGCATCGCTAGAAACAAACCCCAGCCCTCCTAG